Proteins found in one Synechococcus sp. LA31 genomic segment:
- the hemE gene encoding uroporphyrinogen decarboxylase codes for MTETAPLLLRAARGEQVERPPVWMMRQAGRYMKVYRDLRDRHPGFRERSENPDLSFEISMQPFEAFKPDGVILFSDILTPLPGMGINFDIVESKGPLIHDPIRSLAQVDALRPLNPAETMPFVGEVLTRLRSAVGNQAAVLGFVGAPWTLAAYVVEGKSSKNYAVIKAMAFREPDLLHKLLDHFAESIAAYLRYQIDSGAQVVQMFDSWAGQLSPADYDTFAAPYQKKVVDLVKQTHPDTPFILYISGSAGVLERMARTGVDIVSLDWTVDMAEGLARLPEHVGVQGNVDPGLLFGTPKAIQERIDDTVRKARGRKHILNLGHGILPGTPEENGQFFFEAGKSVMERIGATA; via the coding sequence ATGACCGAAACCGCCCCCCTGCTGCTGCGCGCCGCCCGAGGTGAGCAGGTGGAGCGGCCGCCGGTGTGGATGATGCGCCAGGCCGGTCGCTACATGAAGGTTTACCGCGACCTGCGGGACCGCCACCCCGGCTTCCGCGAACGTTCGGAGAACCCCGATCTCTCCTTTGAGATCTCGATGCAGCCCTTCGAGGCCTTCAAGCCCGATGGCGTGATCCTCTTCTCCGACATTCTCACGCCCCTGCCCGGGATGGGCATCAATTTCGACATCGTGGAGAGCAAGGGCCCTCTGATTCACGACCCGATTCGCTCGTTAGCCCAAGTGGACGCCCTGCGCCCTCTCAATCCCGCCGAGACCATGCCGTTTGTGGGTGAGGTGCTTACCCGCCTGCGTAGCGCCGTGGGCAATCAAGCTGCCGTACTCGGCTTCGTGGGTGCCCCCTGGACCCTCGCCGCCTACGTGGTGGAGGGCAAGAGCAGCAAGAACTATGCGGTGATCAAGGCCATGGCCTTCCGTGAGCCCGACCTGCTGCACAAGCTGCTCGATCACTTCGCCGAATCAATCGCGGCTTATCTGCGCTACCAGATCGATTCCGGTGCCCAGGTGGTGCAAATGTTTGATTCCTGGGCAGGTCAGCTCAGCCCGGCCGACTACGACACCTTCGCCGCTCCTTATCAGAAGAAGGTGGTGGATCTGGTGAAACAAACCCACCCCGATACCCCCTTCATCCTCTACATCTCCGGCAGTGCCGGCGTGCTTGAGCGGATGGCGCGCACCGGTGTCGACATTGTGTCGCTCGACTGGACCGTGGACATGGCCGAAGGCCTGGCCCGCCTCCCCGAGCACGTGGGTGTGCAGGGGAACGTGGATCCCGGCTTGCTGTTTGGCACCCCCAAGGCCATCCAGGAGCGGATCGACGACACTGTGCGCAAGGCCCGCGGCCGCAAGCACATCCTCAACCTCGGTCACGGCATCCTGCCCGGCACACCGGAAGAGAACGGCCAGTTCTTCTTC
- the glgB gene encoding 1,4-alpha-glucan branching protein GlgB, which translates to MVDDAQRLAECRHDHPFAVLGPQPLDNGSWVVRVWMPEAERVELMNGGVAVPMATPHHPWIFEAELPNDPGSGYQVRVLRGGIEHIAHDPWAFREEWMGEMDRHLFAEGNHHHIWQRMGAHVTTRNGVAGVMFCLWAPNARSVSVLGNFNNWDGRHHPMQARLGGGWELFIPGLKPGEIYKYEIRTQAGHCYQKADPYGFRHEVRPNNGSIVETLEGYSWCDGAWIQQRDSRNPLDQPIAVYEMHLGSWMHGGADQPYIEADGTPRPPVPAADLKPGARLLTYPELADRVIPYVKARGFTHIELMPLSEHPFDGSWGYQVTGWYAPTSRFGSPDEFRAFVDRCHAEGIGVILDWVPGHFPKDAHGLAFFDGAHLYEHADPRIGEHKEWGTLIFNYSRNEVRNFLVANLVYWFEQFHIDGIRVDAVASMLYRDYLRPDGEWIPNEHGGRENTEAVQFLQQANHVLFQHFPGALSIAEESTTWPMVTKPTDMGGLGFNLKWNMGWMHDMLDYFELDPWFRQFHQNNVTFSIWYAYTENFMLALSHDEVVHGKSNLLHKMPGDDWQKFANVRALLAYMWTHPGKKTIFMGMEFGQRGEWNVWGDLEWELLQHEPHLGLQRLVDDLNSFYKSERALWGDDFSEYGFQWIDCNDNRHSVISFMRRESTTGRWLVVVANFTPQSHSHYRIGVPTSGFYSEVFNTDAERYGGSNLGNLGGKFTDQWGIHGYEHSLDLCLPPLSVLVFQRDEQRSQELEAGATS; encoded by the coding sequence ATGGTGGACGATGCCCAGCGCCTGGCGGAGTGCCGGCATGATCACCCCTTTGCGGTGCTCGGCCCCCAGCCGCTCGACAACGGCAGCTGGGTGGTGCGCGTCTGGATGCCGGAAGCCGAACGCGTTGAGCTGATGAACGGCGGTGTAGCCGTACCCATGGCCACACCGCATCACCCCTGGATCTTTGAGGCAGAGCTGCCCAACGACCCGGGCAGTGGCTATCAAGTGCGCGTGCTGCGCGGCGGCATCGAGCACATCGCCCACGATCCCTGGGCCTTCCGTGAGGAGTGGATGGGCGAGATGGATCGCCATCTCTTTGCCGAAGGCAACCACCACCACATCTGGCAGCGCATGGGCGCCCATGTGACCACCCGCAACGGCGTGGCGGGTGTGATGTTCTGCCTATGGGCCCCCAACGCCCGCAGTGTGTCTGTGCTGGGCAACTTCAACAACTGGGACGGGCGCCATCACCCGATGCAAGCCCGCCTCGGCGGCGGCTGGGAGCTATTCATCCCAGGTCTCAAGCCTGGCGAGATCTACAAATACGAGATCCGCACCCAGGCAGGTCACTGCTACCAGAAAGCCGACCCCTATGGCTTCCGCCACGAAGTGCGGCCCAACAACGGCTCGATTGTGGAAACGCTCGAGGGCTACAGCTGGTGCGATGGCGCCTGGATTCAGCAGCGCGACAGCCGGAATCCCCTCGATCAACCGATCGCGGTCTACGAAATGCACCTGGGCAGCTGGATGCATGGCGGCGCTGATCAGCCCTACATCGAGGCCGACGGCACACCACGCCCGCCAGTACCAGCCGCTGATCTCAAACCCGGCGCCCGCCTGCTCACCTACCCCGAGCTGGCGGACAGGGTGATCCCCTATGTGAAAGCGCGTGGTTTCACGCACATCGAGCTGATGCCCCTTTCGGAGCATCCCTTTGATGGCTCCTGGGGCTATCAGGTGACCGGCTGGTATGCCCCCACCAGCCGCTTCGGCAGCCCGGATGAATTCCGAGCGTTCGTTGATCGCTGCCATGCCGAGGGCATCGGCGTGATCCTCGACTGGGTGCCTGGTCACTTCCCCAAGGACGCCCACGGTCTGGCGTTTTTCGATGGCGCCCATCTCTACGAGCACGCCGATCCACGCATCGGCGAGCACAAGGAATGGGGCACGCTGATCTTCAACTACAGCCGCAATGAGGTTCGCAACTTCCTCGTGGCGAACCTGGTGTATTGGTTTGAACAGTTTCACATCGATGGCATCCGGGTGGATGCGGTGGCCTCAATGCTCTACCGCGACTACCTGCGCCCCGACGGCGAGTGGATTCCGAATGAGCACGGCGGCCGCGAGAACACCGAAGCGGTGCAATTCCTGCAGCAGGCCAATCACGTGCTGTTCCAGCACTTCCCCGGTGCCCTCTCGATTGCGGAGGAATCCACCACATGGCCGATGGTGACCAAGCCCACCGACATGGGCGGTTTGGGCTTCAACCTCAAATGGAACATGGGCTGGATGCACGACATGCTCGATTACTTCGAGCTCGATCCGTGGTTCCGCCAGTTCCATCAGAACAATGTGACGTTCTCGATCTGGTACGCCTACACCGAGAACTTCATGCTTGCCCTCAGCCACGACGAGGTGGTGCACGGCAAGAGCAACCTGCTGCACAAAATGCCAGGTGACGACTGGCAAAAGTTCGCCAACGTGCGAGCGCTTCTCGCCTACATGTGGACCCACCCCGGCAAGAAAACCATCTTCATGGGGATGGAATTCGGTCAGCGGGGCGAATGGAACGTGTGGGGAGATCTGGAATGGGAGCTGCTGCAACACGAACCCCACCTGGGGCTGCAGCGGCTGGTGGACGACCTCAACAGCTTCTATAAATCTGAGCGGGCGCTCTGGGGCGACGACTTCAGCGAGTACGGCTTCCAGTGGATTGACTGCAACGACAACCGCCACTCCGTGATCAGTTTTATGCGCCGGGAGAGCACTACTGGGCGCTGGCTGGTGGTGGTAGCCAACTTCACACCTCAGAGCCACTCCCACTACCGCATCGGTGTGCCCACCAGTGGCTTTTACAGCGAGGTGTTCAACACCGATGCAGAGCGCTACGGCGGCAGCAACCTGGGCAACCTGGGCGGGAAGTTCACCGATCAGTGGGGTATTCACGGCTACGAGCATTCCCTCGATCTCTGCCTACCGCCTCTCTCCGTGCTCGTGTTCCAGCGCGATGAACAGCGCAGCCAGGAGCTGGAGGCAGGCGCAACTTCTTAG
- a CDS encoding DUF3887 domain-containing protein: MLRLLRPALSALVAATVLGAVSVPPAALAQGTPSAAQSSGSGLSVEQARAAAIRILNAVKSGNAKARYAQFSPALQAVTSPSMIAATMRTQPQVLGYELLSVRSGLESSTVEAELKTKAGNRVVFMVISPEGLIDRYYVDRADDDDSKVALQFVRAVSTGNFITAQSFLAPSVQEELTPAVIQARWLGLQRLTGSFVKVGRAVEAESTPDTRLILVNVQFNRLSDNLYVILNGENQITGIDFPENPAGPR; the protein is encoded by the coding sequence ATGTTGCGCCTGCTGCGCCCTGCTCTCTCCGCCCTGGTCGCCGCAACCGTGCTAGGTGCCGTCTCCGTTCCCCCTGCCGCTCTGGCGCAGGGCACACCATCGGCAGCTCAAAGCAGCGGCAGCGGCCTTTCCGTGGAGCAGGCCCGTGCCGCCGCCATCCGCATCCTCAACGCCGTGAAAAGCGGCAATGCCAAAGCCCGCTACGCACAGTTCTCGCCTGCGCTGCAGGCGGTCACCAGCCCGTCAATGATTGCGGCCACGATGCGCACGCAACCACAAGTGCTCGGCTACGAGTTGCTGAGCGTGCGCAGCGGCCTCGAGAGCAGCACCGTGGAAGCCGAGCTGAAGACGAAAGCAGGCAACCGCGTGGTGTTCATGGTGATCAGCCCTGAGGGACTGATCGATCGTTACTACGTGGATCGCGCCGACGATGACGACAGCAAAGTGGCGCTGCAGTTCGTGCGAGCCGTTAGCACCGGTAATTTCATCACCGCCCAGAGCTTCCTCGCTCCCTCTGTGCAAGAGGAGCTGACCCCTGCAGTGATCCAGGCCCGATGGCTGGGTCTGCAGCGACTCACCGGAAGCTTCGTGAAGGTAGGCCGTGCGGTTGAGGCCGAAAGCACCCCTGATACGCGCCTGATCCTCGTCAACGTGCAGTTCAACCGCCTCAGCGACAACCTCTACGTGATCCTCAATGGTGAGAACCAGATCACAGGGATTGATTTCCCGGAAAACCCGGCAGGTCCTCGCTGA
- a CDS encoding CocE/NonD family hydrolase: MSGATVCDSRTVYDSRIEAADGVELCCRIWTPQGKGPWPVLLMRQPYGRAIASTVTYAHPQWYASHGYAVVVQDVRGRGSSQGHFLGFRQEAADATATMAWIRAQSWCNGRVGSYGFSYQGLSQLLLLDDSQLPDALAPAMAGLDERKHWATSGGCHWWALGLAWGLQLAAQGCQRRGDEVGWAEIRQSLESGSFLREGLDLLKRHDREGMALNWLQNDPATPGGWRVHQPPGALWTRPMLLIGGWHDPHLTGVLDLWQRAIAGGGKPLLRVGAWSHLQWNGGLDRLQLAFFNQHLRDQPSAELQDSQPAWLEDLSLGQWLPRWPQHGSGQVWRLASEGLAALDSHEGRLNPTPGGGSGHVTLVHDPWRPLPGRGGHLGLDAGSVDRRDLDQRCDVACFTSDALQLPMELLGLPELQLQAAADQPGFDLCAALSVLNSDGRVQQCSTGVSRWLGEGCQAMALRTVVFQPLLLTLQPGERLRLSIGLAAWPQIAVNPGDGSMPQSPAGPHHRVISVEIELASAQLRIKPMVGAN; encoded by the coding sequence GTGAGCGGCGCAACGGTCTGCGACAGCCGGACGGTCTACGACAGCCGAATCGAGGCGGCGGATGGGGTGGAGCTGTGCTGTCGCATCTGGACACCCCAAGGCAAGGGGCCATGGCCGGTGTTGCTGATGCGGCAGCCCTATGGGCGGGCGATCGCGTCAACCGTGACCTACGCCCATCCGCAGTGGTACGCCAGCCACGGCTATGCGGTGGTCGTTCAAGACGTGCGCGGGCGCGGCAGCTCTCAAGGCCACTTCCTGGGCTTCCGTCAGGAAGCGGCAGATGCCACAGCCACCATGGCTTGGATCCGGGCACAGAGCTGGTGCAATGGCCGCGTTGGCAGCTACGGGTTCTCCTACCAAGGTCTCAGCCAGTTGCTGCTGCTGGATGACAGCCAGCTCCCCGACGCCCTGGCCCCGGCGATGGCTGGCCTCGATGAACGCAAGCACTGGGCCACCAGTGGCGGTTGCCACTGGTGGGCCCTGGGGCTGGCCTGGGGATTGCAGCTGGCAGCCCAAGGCTGCCAACGCCGAGGAGACGAAGTGGGCTGGGCCGAGATCCGCCAGAGCCTCGAGAGCGGCAGCTTTCTGCGGGAAGGCCTGGATCTACTGAAGCGGCATGACCGCGAAGGGATGGCACTCAACTGGCTGCAGAACGATCCGGCAACCCCAGGTGGCTGGCGAGTTCACCAGCCCCCAGGCGCCCTGTGGACACGGCCGATGCTGCTGATCGGCGGCTGGCATGACCCCCACCTGACGGGGGTGCTCGATCTGTGGCAACGCGCAATTGCCGGGGGTGGCAAGCCATTGCTGCGCGTGGGGGCTTGGAGCCACTTGCAATGGAACGGCGGTCTCGACCGGTTACAACTGGCCTTCTTCAACCAACACCTGCGCGATCAACCGAGTGCTGAGCTGCAGGACAGCCAGCCAGCTTGGCTGGAAGATCTGAGCCTGGGCCAGTGGCTGCCGCGATGGCCCCAACACGGCAGTGGTCAAGTGTGGCGTCTGGCCAGCGAAGGGCTAGCGGCGTTGGACAGCCACGAAGGCCGGCTTAACCCCACCCCGGGAGGAGGGAGTGGTCACGTCACGCTGGTGCACGATCCGTGGCGTCCCCTACCGGGGCGAGGCGGCCACCTGGGCCTGGATGCCGGCTCAGTCGATCGCCGCGATCTCGACCAACGCTGCGACGTGGCCTGTTTCACCAGCGACGCCCTGCAGCTACCGATGGAATTGCTTGGGCTTCCGGAACTGCAGCTACAGGCCGCCGCGGATCAACCCGGGTTTGATCTCTGCGCAGCCCTGTCGGTGCTGAACAGCGATGGACGGGTGCAGCAGTGCAGCACCGGCGTTAGCCGTTGGCTGGGTGAAGGCTGTCAAGCCATGGCTCTGCGCACGGTGGTGTTTCAGCCCCTGCTGCTCACCCTCCAACCTGGTGAGCGGCTGCGGCTTTCGATCGGCCTGGCGGCCTGGCCACAGATTGCGGTGAATCCAGGTGATGGCTCAATGCCTCAGAGCCCGGCAGGCCCACACCACCGCGTGATCAGCGTGGAGATTGAACTGGCAAGCGCCCAACTCCGCATCAAGCCGATGGTTGGGGCAAACTGA
- a CDS encoding DUF4332 domain-containing protein translates to MTSPLYPLPRHFQREERVLQQQGISCWQELSSLSDQDLRALSRQGGALERQLRKLRGQAQLVVELELQPHEAALLLYAGIASTRGLAQASPQQLLMQLGRLERSLTGMAPPRLDASTVRAWIQRAQRATGLSRN, encoded by the coding sequence TTGACCAGCCCTCTCTACCCCTTACCTCGCCACTTCCAACGGGAGGAGCGGGTGCTTCAGCAACAGGGCATTAGCTGCTGGCAGGAGTTGTCATCCCTGAGTGACCAAGACCTTCGGGCCCTGTCCCGTCAAGGCGGCGCACTGGAGCGCCAGCTGCGCAAGCTCAGGGGGCAGGCACAGCTGGTGGTGGAGCTGGAGCTCCAGCCCCATGAGGCCGCCCTTTTGCTGTATGCCGGCATTGCCAGCACCCGCGGTCTAGCCCAAGCCTCACCGCAGCAGCTGCTGATGCAACTGGGTCGGCTCGAGCGATCGCTGACCGGTATGGCCCCGCCGCGGCTGGATGCCAGCACCGTCCGTGCCTGGATTCAACGGGCCCAGCGGGCCACCGGCCTCTCCCGGAACTGA
- a CDS encoding DUF2518 family protein, with protein MRADPLLLTAGEWLGAASAVLLVLTVVAFLVRWGIRFRLVGVTSFTVLLSLSCLAFAVSYTPRQTVEGAISVPVVFDNGSDLVVAAAPADMPLETFLPSVEQVAINLRGSGRGTQTVEVRLRRVESTADGTDTPVVLATAIRNLADGSVSLRG; from the coding sequence ATGCGCGCCGACCCCCTGCTGCTCACCGCCGGCGAGTGGCTGGGTGCGGCCTCTGCTGTGCTCTTGGTGCTCACCGTGGTGGCTTTTCTGGTGCGCTGGGGCATCCGCTTCCGCCTCGTGGGCGTCACCAGCTTCACGGTGCTGCTCTCGCTCTCCTGCCTGGCTTTTGCCGTGAGCTACACCCCGCGCCAGACGGTGGAAGGGGCGATCAGCGTGCCCGTGGTGTTCGACAACGGCTCAGATTTGGTAGTGGCCGCTGCGCCGGCAGACATGCCGCTCGAAACATTTCTCCCCTCTGTGGAGCAGGTGGCCATCAACCTGCGGGGCAGCGGGCGCGGTACCCAGACTGTGGAGGTGAGGCTGCGCCGCGTGGAATCCACCGCCGACGGCACCGATACCCCGGTCGTGCTGGCCACTGCAATCCGAAACCTGGCTGATGGCAGCGTGAGCCTGCGGGGCTGA